A segment of the Filifactor alocis ATCC 35896 genome:
TCCGAAGTAGACCTTCATTGGGGTGCTTTACGCAAAGTTCTGTTAGCATACCAAACAGAAGAGTTTATCCGAGAATATATCGAACACGGACTCACTCCGTCACCGTCATACGAATTCGATAAAAACACACTTTACGAAGAACTTCAACAGATTCGAGAAGACGGCTATGCAGCTTCAAAAGGCAACTATATTGCAAACGGATACGGAGTCGGTGCTCCCGTCTTTGATTATCAAGGACAGGTTGTCGCATCTATCGGAATTATTGCTCCTTCTTCCAAAATGAAAAAAGAAGTCATTAACCAAATGAAGAAAGCTGTATTGGATGCATCAAAAAATCTATCTCGTCAACTCGGATATATAAAGTAATCTCTCGGGTAGAACAAGCAATATCCGAAAATTTCCGCAAAATAGGGAAGAATCAAAATAGAAACAGTTTATGTGTTTTCATTTCGATATAAATATGGTATACTGATATCAGTGTGAAATATTTCAATATTTGGAGGTTGATGAAAAATGAGTAACGTATGGGATTATGATGATTTTATTTTCAAAGGTGACGAATTAAAAGGGATGACAAAACAAGGGAAAGACAAAGTAAAGATAGACGGTCTTACAGATATGGTAATTCCTGAGTTAACTCCTGACGGATTGCCTGTAAAAAGCATCGGAGAAAATGCATTCTACAGACGCAAATTAACTTCAGTTGTAATTCCTGCTACAGTTGAATACATAGGTTACGACGCTTTCGGCGTTTGTAATTTAACAGAAGTAGAGATTCCTGATGCAGTTCATACAATTGACGGATTCGCATTCTATCGTAACAAATTGAAAAAAGTAAAATTAAGCAAAAATGTAAAAACAATTGCACCAAGTGCTTTTGCTTTGAACGAATTGGAAAATATTGATTTACCTGAAGGATTAGAAGTAATCGACACTTCATCTTTCTACAAAAATGCATTGACAGAAGTAAAAATTCCTTCAACTGTGAAAAAAATCAATATGTATGCATTCTTAAAAAACAATATCCATTCTGTAGATGTACCGAAAACAGTAAAAGAATTACACCATGCGGCATTTGAGCCACACACATCTGTTACATTGGTATAATCAGAAAAGATTATTCGTGGAGTGACCTGTTCACTCCACTTTTTTTATGCCGAAAATTCAGATGAATAGAACAACATTGATTCCAAACATTCCATGCGGTTCAATCCGGCTTTTATATGATTTGATACGATACCCCGATGAAACGATTGAGCCAATCACTATGCTTTGGTCAGTATCATTTGTCAATCCAATGCTTTTATGCTATAATTATCGAAATAAAGAAAGAAAAACAAAAAAGCGCCTGAGCCTTTCCGACAAGAAAGGTTGACGAGGAATGGAATGATCGAGATATTCGGCGGATATTCCATAGGTATCACAGCCTTAGAACAACACAAAACACAGGAGTAATCTTGTGAACAAAACTTGTTCCGTGACTTTCTTTATATCACATTAAAAGAGGCAAAGAAGAGCAAAAAACAACAAAAGAAGAATAACCAAAGAAAAGCGACAGATACAAGAGCAAACGACAAAAGAGAGACCAACCAAATACAGACACAAACCAAAAAACTCTCTTGATTCGTGACACCGTCACGAACATACTCTCCGTTCTCAAAGAGAGCGTTGCTTGCTGTCCAAGTTACAGCCCTTTCTTTGCGCAAAATTAAGGAGGTTTTACTATGTGTGGAATCGTGGGATATATCGGAAAATCCGACGGACAAAAATTTGTATTAAACGGGTTGGAAAAATTGGAATATCGTGGGTATGACTCCTCCGGAATCGTAACCGTATCCGACAACCGACTCCATTTGACAAAAAAGAAAGGTCGCTTGCAAGTCCTTCGTGACGAGTTGGAACAACATCCGCTGCGAGGACATCTTGCATTGGGACATACCCGCTGGGCAACCCACGGAGCGCCGTCCGATGTCAATGCACATCCTCATACAGACGAAAAAAGTGAGTTTGCCATTGTGCACAACGGAATCATCGAGAACTATATGGAACTGAAACACGACCTGCAAGAAAAAGGACATCACTTCCTGTCCGATACCGATACCGAAGTCATCGCTCATCTTTTGGCAGAATACGATACGGGAAATCTGTTGGATACCGTATACGAAGTCAAAAAACACCTTCAAGGTGCATATGCGCTCGGCATCGTATCCAAAAACGAACCCGATACCCTTATCGCAGTAAGAAAAGAAAGTCCGTTGATTATCGGAGTCGGAAAAGAAGAAAACTTCATCGCATCCGATATTCCGGCAATCTTAGAACATACCAGAGATGTTTACTTTATCGAAAACGGAGAAGTCGTTGTCCTAACCAAAGACAATGTAACCATCTTCGATGAAAACAGAAACCTTGTAACACGTGAAGTAAAACATATCGACTGGGATATGTCCGCTGCAACCAAAGCAGGCTATCCGCACTTTATGTTGAAAGAAATTCACGAACAGCCACAAGCCATTCGTGATACCGTCAAACACAGACTGCAACAAGACGGAACCGTTTCTCTCGGCGATGTAGCATGGACCAAAGAACTGCTGCAAGACATCCACAAAATCTATATCGTAGCTTGCGGAACCGCATACAATGCCGGCAGAGTCGGGAAAGTCGCATTAGAGCGATTGACAGGAATACCGGTAGAAACAGACCTTGCATCCGAATTCCGTTATCGTGATCCGTTTGTCAACGAACACACCCTGTTGATTTTGGTCAGTCAATCCGGAGAAACCGCAGACACTCTCGCAGCACTTCGTGAAGGAAAACGAAAAGGAGCGCGTATCTTCTCCGTTACCAATGTCATCGGCTCATCCATCGCAAGAGAATCCGACGATGTCTTCTACACATGGGCAGGGCCGGAAATCGCCGTTGCTTCCACCAAAGCATACACCACACAACTTGTTGCATTTTACCTGATTGCAATGAATATGGCACTTCTGCTCGGCAAAATGGAACGCAGCGAATATGACCGACTTCTCACAGAAATCCTTGCTCTATCGGACAAAATCGAATTGATGTTGAAGAAAGAATCTAACATCAAACAAATTGCCGACAGCATCAAAGACAAAAACGCAGTCTTCTACTTGGGAAGAAATATGGACTATAACAGCGCCATGGAAGGTGCTTTGAAACTAAAAGAAATATCCTATATTTTTACCGAAGCATTTGCCGCAGGAGAGTTAAAACACGGTACCATCGCATTGATTGAAGAAGGTACCCCTGTTATCACCATCGCAACACAAACTGCGCTCTTAGACAAAACTTTCTCCAATATGCAAGAAGTCAAAGCAAGAGGTGCGCATTTGATTGCATTCACAAGAGAATCCGCAACCACCATCTGCAACGAAGCAGATGTGACCGTTACCATTCCGGAATGTCCGGATTTGTTGATGCCCGTCGTAAGCATTGTTCCGGCACAGTTGCTTGCATATTACACCTCAGTCCTAAAAGGAAACGATGTGGATAAACCGAGAAACTTGGCAAAATCCGTTACAGTAGAATAGTTTCGTCAAAACAAACCACAAATTATCCAAAGTTTTGCCACGATTATTCACAAAAACTAAAAAGTTATGCACAAAAAAAGAAGACTTGTCCACAAAAACAGTGGATAACTCTTCTTTTTTCTCGTATATTCCAAAAAAATCTTCGATTTTCTTTCGAATGCACTCTATTTTTTCAATTCGTCTATTCTTTCAATCAATTTTTCAAATTTTTCTATCATATAACTCTTCAACCAATAATCCTATATTAGAACCGACCTTATATTCCAGTTCCGATTCATCCTCACAAAATTTCTTTTCATTTTTGATAGCTGTACAAACACAAGGAATCAGTTTTTCTACATTATAGCGATTCTTTTTATATCCCGGAAGTCTTATTTTCAACTCTTGCTCTATATAACTGATTCCCTTAGAAACCTTGGGATTCTCAGATAATTTTTCTAAATCAAGAGCATCAATATCTTCAAAATGCAAAAGCAACCAAAATTCGAAGCACGGATTTGTAACATAAAAATGATATTTTTGTTCCTTGCATACCGTCAGAACATTTTCATATTGAACTTTTGTAAAACTGTTCTTATCCCTATCCACAACAATACACATCTTATCAAAACCCGGCTCAAACGAAATCTTCGACTCTATGATTTCTTCCTTCAACTCCGAAATCGTTGTCTCTATAGAACAACCGCCCAACTCTTCCACAAGCAAGCAACATATTTTTTCAAATTCATTTGTTGTACCGGATAACAAAAAACCGTTCTCTTCTACTGCTCTTTTCAATCTTTTGAATATCATATTTCTAGGTAGAGGAGAAGACAATAACATATTCTTATCTATTAAAAAATCCATCATTTTATTCAAAATCGTTTCATAAGAAAGAAAACCGGTTTTTTCCTCTTGTAAAATACGAACCAAACTATCTACTAACTTTTTTGGATTACTCCAACCGGATTCACCAAAACTTCGCATAATCGGTACCATTTCTATCAAACGATTCTTCTTTCTACATTCATGAAACAACTGATTAAAATAGATAAGTTCCGTCTTCTCTCCTTCACAAACCAAAAAATATTTTTTATTTGGCTCACTGCTTTTGAGCGTCTTCGTTCTTTGTGTAAAATTTGATTTTGATTCACGCATCTACTCATCTCCCTTCAAGGGAAACATCAAATCAAACACAGGAACCCCTCCATACCTACCTTCCAAATATGCCTTATCTAATTTTTTATCAAATCTCTCATTGTACTCATCCAAAGAATACACTTCACTGGCACCATTTTCATCTTTGTTCACAAACCAAACCTCATCTCTTCTAAACAATTCAAAATTTAACAATCTTGATTCATGAGTGGTAAAAATAAGCTGTACATTGCGTTTTTTTGCCAAATCCAAAAATATTTCCATAAAGCGATATGTCAACATTGGATGCAAACATCTGTCCAACTCATCAATAACATATGTCTTGTTCTCATTCACCAGCAAAATTTCCAGCAATTGCAACAAGCGAATCGTTCCATCCGACTCTTCCGGCAAATTAAAAAAAACTCCCTTTGATTCATGCTCAAACCGAATTGTTTGGCATATAATTTCTTGATGTTCCACCTTGAAAATATAAAAATCTCTTCCGGCACGAATAAAAAGACCGCCTTCTATGATTTCGCCTGATTGTAGGATAGAACTTATCCTTTCAATGTTTTCCTTAACATCTTCTTTCATTGGATCCGGCATCACTTCCAAAGCCTTCTCCAGTGGAATATTCTCAACCTTTACATCCCGAATTCCGGTATCGAAATATGAAATCATCTTACATACAGTATCGATATCTTCACTTTTTGCTAAATATGAATAATTCGAAATCGGTTCATCTGGATAATTGATATCCAAACGCTTGTTTACCCAATGATATAACTTCTGAAAAACCAAACTTTTCTTACTCTTAGATTCTTTGACTGAAGCATAAAATCCATCTTTATTTCGATTCATAATTTGCAAAAATAAAATACTATAATCCGATTTGATATCTTCCATATATACAGTTAATTTTTTTATATCCGGACCATCAGTTAAATCCTTACCAAAGTCATACTTTCCCGATGGAATATCACGACTAAAAATTATTTTCTCTTTATCCTTACATAACTCTACAAGCCACTCTGAAACAAATTTACCTTGACTCAAAATAACCTCAAAACCATAAGCATAATATTTGTCATCCAAACAAATTTCCATCTCAAAATAACTGGCTTGATTCTGATTCTCTTTTTTAATCTTGCAATACAACTCCGTATGTCCTTTTGGCAAGCCATACAACATTGTATGCTTCATAAATGACATAGCTTTCACAAAATTTGATTTTCCGGATGCGTTTGCCCCGTAAATAGCAGCTGTCTTTAACAGTTTCAATGTTCCGTCATCAAAAATACGGTCTCTTTTTCTGGAACCTTTTCCGGAAATCATAGAAAATTCTACACTTTTCCCCTCATCTGTTTGAAAAAAAGATAAAAAGTTTCTCACATTAAATCTAATTAACATAACTCTCATCTCCCTTCAACTCAATTATATGTGATATTTTCGTTTTTGTAAACAAAAAAATAAGATTAATTTATCAAAAATAATCATTATATGTGATTTTTTTGTTATTTTATTGTTTCAAGTTTTTTAGGATTCTCCTTTTTCTTTACCAAACGATAGCTCCGATCTATCAGATCAAACAACTCTTTATCCTCCAACGAATCATTCAGACAGATGGTATACCAGTGTTTTTTGTTCATATGATATCCGCCGAAAAAAATCTTATCGTCCCGTCTTTTTTGAATATGTTCCGGCGTATCCTTCAAATCAATGATTTCTATCTTTCCATCTCCGTCCAAGCCCAACTTTCTGCATTCGACAGTCAACATCACAGCAATCCATTTCTTGCTGTCATTTAAACGAAAAGCACAGTTTAGACTGTCTTTCCACAAAAACTCCGGCTCTATTTGATATCGTTCCTTCAGATAAGCAATAACCCTCTGTGTTTGCTCTCCCTTTAACATTGCCGTATCAAAGCAATGTTGCGACAGTGCCGACAACACCTCTTCACATGCCACAGTTACCTCAGCCAAAAATTTCCCTGTTGCACTCGGTACCTTAATCAGCACATATTCTTCATTCGTATCCGCCTCAATCAGTCGATAGTCAATATGACTGTCCTTATCAATCGCAAGTTCCAAACGAAATTGCTCCCCCAATATCAAAAAAGACTTTGTGTACATACCGTCACAGTATACAAAACCGTTTGCCAACAACTTTTCAAAATTTGCTTTTTTATATCGAAATATCATTTCTACATCAAGCAATATTTATCACACCCCTTCCGTTTATTATGTATCATTTATTATGTATTTCTGTACCCGCTCTTATCCTGTAGTTATCGGCTCTTATCATTCATTTCTTATCTCGTTGTCCTAATCTCTTTATGATAAATATCCATCATTTCACGTTATGAAAAATAGCATATATGTAAAAAGAGAGAAGATTGCTCTTCTCTCTTTTGGTTTATCCTGTTTCAGTCTATACTGTTCAGTTTCACCTGTTTCGGTATATACTTCTTCGGTTTGCACCGCCTTAGTATATCCGCTGTTGTATCAAACTAAGCTTTCACTTATTTTGTTTCTTCAGCTTTCTTTTCTTCAGGTTTTACTTCTTCAGCCTTTTTTTCTTCAGCTTTCATAGTTTCTTTTTTAGGATAAATTGTTACTTGTTTTGTAGCTTGACTATAAGTGTAATCATAATCTCTTGTTAATCCGAATGCATCTCCTACAGAAGAAACAGGAATGAACATTCTGTCAGCTGTTACTGTAGCTTTTGTTGCCATTGGATATTGGTTTCCGTTTTTGTAAAGAATTTTTGCATTTTGTGTAACAGATACTACGATGTCTCCATCGATGAATGTAGCTGTTAAGTTTTCTTGGTTCCAAACAACTTCTACTCCCAATGCATCAGCGATTGCTCTAACAGGTAACATTGTGTAGTTATCTTGTGTGAATACAGGTGCATCCAATTTCATAGCTACGCCTTCTACTGTATAGTCAGCAGAACCTAATGTGAAGATTGTTGTCTTTTTCACTTTGCTTACTTTGTCAACTACTTTGATAAAGTTTTCTGCATTGATATCGGACAATTCATATGCTTTTTTAGATTCATACATATAGTTTGTTCCTTTTTTGATATCATCTTTCTTTGTTTCTTCTGTATCAACATTTACAAATGTTAATTTGTGTGTTCCGAACGGTAATGCACGGTTAGATACTACTTGTACATCTTTCAATGTAATCTTAGCAGGAGCATCTTTTTTAGAACGTCCGTTGATTGTGAAGTACAATGTTTTGTCATCTTTATCTAATTTGTAATCTTTGATATTGATTCCTTCTGCTTCAATAGTACCTTTTGTATCAAATTTTGCATCTTCGAATTTCAATCCTGTTAAGCTAACACCAAATCTTGTTCCGGATTTGAATGCTCCGGCTTTTGTTTCTGTAATTACGACATCATTTACAGCAACTTTAGCATCTCCGCCAAGTACTTCTTTTTCTTCCACTTTCATTTGAGCAACAGGAGTTACTTTAAGGATTGTTACTTTTAATCCCTCATAACCTCTTGGTTTTGCAGTAAGAACTACATCTCCCTTTGCATCCCAATCAGGTTTCACTTCCAATTTTACTTTAACTTCTTTCTTTGCAGGAGTAGGATTGTTCCATGTGAATTCATCATCAAAGTCATCTTTAGATTTTCCAGTAAATTCACTGCTACCGGTAACTTTTACATCAGCACCTTCTGATTCAAAATCAATATATTTTGGAAGTGTATCTTTGTCTGTAGTTGTAACTTTTACTTCTACTTTGTAGGTATCTCCGTTAGCTAATTCTTCTTTTAGAGATTTTACCAATTCCATTTTGATTTCATGGTCAACATATTCTCCGACTTTAATAGTGTCTGTCTTGCTACTAATCAGCACATCATCTGCAGTATCGGCAGTCCCTTTTGTGTCCACAATTTCTTTCTTTACATCAAGTTCAATATCTCCTTTAGGAGCATCTTTATCTACAGTAATAATAGGATTGAAGCTTACCTTAGTAGAAGTCATGTTGAATGTAGCTTTTCTTTTATTAAAGGTAATTGCATGATTAGGTGTTACTGTTGTTTTAGTTGCGCCATCCTTATCCCAGCCAAAATCATCAGACGGCAATGTTACTGTAATTCTAGCTTCTTCATTTGCACCAAGTATACGAGGTTGTTTTATTTCAAAAGAAGCTAACACTTGATCTTCCCCGCGTCCTACTTTTTTTGCGGACTCAGTTACTCTTGTAAAGTCTCCATCATTGTCTTTTACCTTTGCGTACACTTTTTCTGTTCTTCCAAGACCGATATCTGATAAGTCGTATTCAACCTTGTAATCTCCATCAGCAGCATTATCAAATTTCACTTTACCTTTGATAGTAATTTTATCTCCTGCAACAGGCGCTGTTGTGAAGTTAGCATATGCTTGAGTTTTTCCGTCAAAATCTGCTGGATTCCAACCTGTGATTGCTCCTGTGCCAACACATTCAATAGAAAGACTTGCTGCAACATCGGTTAATTCAACATCGTCGCCTAATAATCTAACTGCAACTGTTCCTGTTTTTAAACCGGCAACATCTTCGGGCTTTACATCAATAATTGCCTGAAAAGTAGCTGTTCCATCTTCACTATTCTCAACAATTTGCGGACTGCTGTAGTGATCTTCATATGCAAATGCTGAGTTTACCGGTGCTAATGTTAATGCCATTAAACCGGCTACTGCTAAAGAAAGTTTTTTCTTCATAGTAATTCCTCCTAATATAATATAATATAATTTTTGAAAGGAAAATGGTCCTTTCTCCCATGTTCGGTACATTATGCCGAATTACATCTCGTTTATCTCATAATTTCCA
Coding sequences within it:
- a CDS encoding leucine-rich repeat domain-containing protein, with translation MSNVWDYDDFIFKGDELKGMTKQGKDKVKIDGLTDMVIPELTPDGLPVKSIGENAFYRRKLTSVVIPATVEYIGYDAFGVCNLTEVEIPDAVHTIDGFAFYRNKLKKVKLSKNVKTIAPSAFALNELENIDLPEGLEVIDTSSFYKNALTEVKIPSTVKKINMYAFLKNNIHSVDVPKTVKELHHAAFEPHTSVTLV
- the glmS gene encoding glutamine--fructose-6-phosphate transaminase (isomerizing), producing the protein MCGIVGYIGKSDGQKFVLNGLEKLEYRGYDSSGIVTVSDNRLHLTKKKGRLQVLRDELEQHPLRGHLALGHTRWATHGAPSDVNAHPHTDEKSEFAIVHNGIIENYMELKHDLQEKGHHFLSDTDTEVIAHLLAEYDTGNLLDTVYEVKKHLQGAYALGIVSKNEPDTLIAVRKESPLIIGVGKEENFIASDIPAILEHTRDVYFIENGEVVVLTKDNVTIFDENRNLVTREVKHIDWDMSAATKAGYPHFMLKEIHEQPQAIRDTVKHRLQQDGTVSLGDVAWTKELLQDIHKIYIVACGTAYNAGRVGKVALERLTGIPVETDLASEFRYRDPFVNEHTLLILVSQSGETADTLAALREGKRKGARIFSVTNVIGSSIARESDDVFYTWAGPEIAVASTKAYTTQLVAFYLIAMNMALLLGKMERSEYDRLLTEILALSDKIELMLKKESNIKQIADSIKDKNAVFYLGRNMDYNSAMEGALKLKEISYIFTEAFAAGELKHGTIALIEEGTPVITIATQTALLDKTFSNMQEVKARGAHLIAFTRESATTICNEADVTVTIPECPDLLMPVVSIVPAQLLAYYTSVLKGNDVDKPRNLAKSVTVE
- a CDS encoding RloB family protein; this translates as MRESKSNFTQRTKTLKSSEPNKKYFLVCEGEKTELIYFNQLFHECRKKNRLIEMVPIMRSFGESGWSNPKKLVDSLVRILQEEKTGFLSYETILNKMMDFLIDKNMLLSSPLPRNMIFKRLKRAVEENGFLLSGTTNEFEKICCLLVEELGGCSIETTISELKEEIIESKISFEPGFDKMCIVVDRDKNSFTKVQYENVLTVCKEQKYHFYVTNPCFEFWLLLHFEDIDALDLEKLSENPKVSKGISYIEQELKIRLPGYKKNRYNVEKLIPCVCTAIKNEKKFCEDESELEYKVGSNIGLLVEELYDRKI
- a CDS encoding AAA family ATPase, with amino-acid sequence MLIRFNVRNFLSFFQTDEGKSVEFSMISGKGSRKRDRIFDDGTLKLLKTAAIYGANASGKSNFVKAMSFMKHTMLYGLPKGHTELYCKIKKENQNQASYFEMEICLDDKYYAYGFEVILSQGKFVSEWLVELCKDKEKIIFSRDIPSGKYDFGKDLTDGPDIKKLTVYMEDIKSDYSILFLQIMNRNKDGFYASVKESKSKKSLVFQKLYHWVNKRLDINYPDEPISNYSYLAKSEDIDTVCKMISYFDTGIRDVKVENIPLEKALEVMPDPMKEDVKENIERISSILQSGEIIEGGLFIRAGRDFYIFKVEHQEIICQTIRFEHESKGVFFNLPEESDGTIRLLQLLEILLVNENKTYVIDELDRCLHPMLTYRFMEIFLDLAKKRNVQLIFTTHESRLLNFELFRRDEVWFVNKDENGASEVYSLDEYNERFDKKLDKAYLEGRYGGVPVFDLMFPLKGDE
- a CDS encoding MmcQ/YjbR family DNA-binding protein, yielding MLDVEMIFRYKKANFEKLLANGFVYCDGMYTKSFLILGEQFRLELAIDKDSHIDYRLIEADTNEEYVLIKVPSATGKFLAEVTVACEEVLSALSQHCFDTAMLKGEQTQRVIAYLKERYQIEPEFLWKDSLNCAFRLNDSKKWIAVMLTVECRKLGLDGDGKIEIIDLKDTPEHIQKRRDDKIFFGGYHMNKKHWYTICLNDSLEDKELFDLIDRSYRLVKKKENPKKLETIK
- a CDS encoding copper amine oxidase N-terminal domain-containing protein codes for the protein MKKKLSLAVAGLMALTLAPVNSAFAYEDHYSSPQIVENSEDGTATFQAIIDVKPEDVAGLKTGTVAVRLLGDDVELTDVAASLSIECVGTGAITGWNPADFDGKTQAYANFTTAPVAGDKITIKGKVKFDNAADGDYKVEYDLSDIGLGRTEKVYAKVKDNDGDFTRVTESAKKVGRGEDQVLASFEIKQPRILGANEEARITVTLPSDDFGWDKDGATKTTVTPNHAITFNKRKATFNMTSTKVSFNPIITVDKDAPKGDIELDVKKEIVDTKGTADTADDVLISSKTDTIKVGEYVDHEIKMELVKSLKEELANGDTYKVEVKVTTTDKDTLPKYIDFESEGADVKVTGSSEFTGKSKDDFDDEFTWNNPTPAKKEVKVKLEVKPDWDAKGDVVLTAKPRGYEGLKVTILKVTPVAQMKVEEKEVLGGDAKVAVNDVVITETKAGAFKSGTRFGVSLTGLKFEDAKFDTKGTIEAEGINIKDYKLDKDDKTLYFTINGRSKKDAPAKITLKDVQVVSNRALPFGTHKLTFVNVDTEETKKDDIKKGTNYMYESKKAYELSDINAENFIKVVDKVSKVKKTTIFTLGSADYTVEGVAMKLDAPVFTQDNYTMLPVRAIADALGVEVVWNQENLTATFIDGDIVVSVTQNAKILYKNGNQYPMATKATVTADRMFIPVSSVGDAFGLTRDYDYTYSQATKQVTIYPKKETMKAEEKKAEEVKPEEKKAEETK